One Brassica napus cultivar Da-Ae chromosome A1, Da-Ae, whole genome shotgun sequence genomic region harbors:
- the LOC106345768 gene encoding phosphoribosylaminoimidazole-succinocarboxamide synthase, chloroplastic — protein MAQCVRSTLTPSRTPQSFFTRTVSAKTQAFASVSFLRTLPEFKGYPKQCSVVMSCQGKDQRQQQLSLDDLVTSNRKGEVLGTIKDSLSNCLSDTNLLETVPGLKSRIKGKVRDIYDAGDYLVLITTDRLSAFDRNLASIPFKGQVLNETSLWWFNNTRHITPNAIVSSPDRNVVIAKKCSVFPIEFVVRGYVTGSTDTSLWTVYKKGVRNYCGNALSDGLVKNQKLPANILTPTTKAEDHDVPISPTEIVEGGFMTQAEFDEASMKALSLFEFGQRVAKEHGLILVDTKYEFGKSSDGSILLIDEIHTPDSSRYWLAGSYEERFRKGLEPENVDKEFLRLWFKENCNPYEDEVLPAAPAELVTELAWRYIFLYETITGSRIDILPTQEPIHDRISRNTSQALSSLRQL, from the exons ATGGCTCAGTGTGTGAGGTCAACACTAACTCCTTCGAGAACACCCCAGAGCTTTTTTACTAGGACTGTGTCCGCAAAAACCCAAGCTTTTGCATCAGTCTCCTTCCTCAGAACACTGCCTGAGTTCAAGGGATACCCAAAACAGTGTTCAGTGGTTATGTCTTGCCAGGGAAAGGACCAAAGGCAGCAGCAGTTGTCTCTTGACGATCTAGTCACGAGTAACCGTAAAGGAGAGGTTCTTGGCACCATCAAAGACTCGCTTTCTAACTGTCTCTCAGATACCAATTTGCTAGAGACTGTTCCTGGTCTCAAATCTAGAATCAAGGGCAAG gtcaGAGATATATATGATGCTGGTGACTATCTGGTACTTATCACAACTGATCGGTTGAGTGCCTTTGACAGAAACCTTGCTTCGATTCCCTTCAAAGGCCAG GTTCTTAATGAGACCAGTTTGTGGTGGTTCAATAACACACGGCACATAACTCCAAATGCAATTGTTTCATCTCCTGATAGGAATGTTGTTATTGCAAAGAAATGCTCGGTTTTTCCAATAGAGTTTGTGG TTAGAGGATATGTGACTGGAAGTACTGACACATCTTTATGGACGGTATACAAGAAAGGTGTAAGGAACTATTGTGGAAATGCCCTCTCAGATG GATTGGTAAAAAACCAGAAGCTTCCAGCTAATATACTTACTCCAACAACCAAGGCTGAGGATCATGATGTGCCCATCTCTCCAACTGAG ATAGTTGAAGGTGGATTCATGACTCAAGCTGAATTTGACGAAGCCAGCATGAAGGCTTTGAGCTTGTTTGAATTTGGTCAG CGTGTGGCAAAGGAGCATGGACTGATACTGGTGGACACAAAATATGAGTTTGGAAAAAGTAGTGATGGCTCCATCTTATTGATTGATGAG ATTCATACGCCGGATTCAAGCAGATACTGGCTTGCTGGTTCTTATGAAGAACGCTTCCGGAAAGGTCTTGAGCCTGAAAATGTTGATAAG GAGTTCCTAAGGTTGTGGTTTAAAGAGAATTGCAATCCATATGAGGACGAG GTCCTCCCGGCTGCTCCAGCAGAACTCGTAACTGAATTAGCTTGGCG GTACATTTTCTTGTATGAAACGATCACTGGATCAAGAATTGACATTCTTCCAACACAG GAACCAATACATGATAGAATCTCAAGAAACACAAGCCAAGCACTTTCATCTCTCCGTCAACTTTAG
- the BNAA01G25330D gene encoding uncharacterized protein BNAA01G25330D isoform X1 gives MSMEALSTSSHISNLPQIKPLLKSSLPSSQSPCWLCNPRIPNLRISDGSSHVGLRIQALSHNNDTPSDEGDIFSLSQEKIETLLSHSSVMIDVQTSLALPQGCAAGNSGGNRAVLYRTPISGGVQNATSAHALPPPALAVRNLLEQARFAHLCTVMSKMHHRREGYPFGSLVDFASDRMGHPIFLFSPLAIHTRNLLAEPRCSLVVQIPGWSGLSNARVTLFGDVYPLSEDEQEWAHKQYSAKHHHGPSEQWVNFHYFRMHNISDIYFIGGFGTVAWVDVKEYEALQPDKIAVDGGEQNLKELNAIFSKPLRELLSIESEVDDAALISIDSKGIDVRVRQGAQFNIQRLAFEEGHGVETLEEAKAALWKVMENVKLNYLQK, from the exons ATGAGCATGGAAGCTCTCTCTACTTCATCACACATCTCCAATTTACCCCAGATCAAGCCTCTTTTGAAATCCTCGCTACCTTCTTCCCAGTCTCCGTGTTGGTTATGTAATCCGCGAATCCCCAATCTGAGAATCAGCGATGGATCAAGCCACGTGGGGCTTCGTATACAAGCTCTCTCACATAACAACGACACACCAAGTGATGAAGGTGATATCTTCTCTCTGTCACAG GAAAAGATTGAGACTTTACTTTCTCATAGTAGTGTAATGATCGATGTGCAGACATCTCTTGCACTTCCTCAGGGCTGTGCTGCTGGTAATAGTGGAGGAAATCGAGCTGTTCTTTATAGAACTCCGATATCTGGTGGAGTTCAGAATGCAACATCAGCTCATGCCTTGCCTCCGCCTGCTTTGGCTGTACGGAACTTGCTTGAGCAG GCTAGGTTTGCTCATCTATGCACAGTCATGTCTAAGATGCACCATCGCAGGGAAGGTTACCCTTTTGGCTCTTTGGTGGATTTTGCATCTGATCGGATGGGGC ATCCAATATTTTTATTCTCACCGTTGGCCATCCACACAAGAAATCTCTTGGCTGAACCTAGATGCAGTCTCGTTGTTCAG ATACCTGGATGGAGTGGCTTGTCGAATGCAAGAGTGACATTATTTGGTGATGTGTACCCATTGTCTGAAGATGAACAG GAGTGGGCACATAAGCAATATAGTGCAAAGCACCATCACGGACCTTCCGAGCAGTGGGTAAACTTTCACTATTTTAGAATGCACAACATAAG TGATATATACTTTATTGGAGGTTTTGGCACTGTCGCTTGGGTCGATGTCAAAGAGTATGAGGCTTTACAGCCAGATAAGATCGCTGTTGATGGTGGTGAACAGAACCTCAAG GAACTAAATGCCATCTTCTCAAAGCCACTAAGGGAGCTACTGTCTATCGAATCAGAGGTAGACGATGCTGCTCTCATCTCTATAGATAGCAAAGGGATAGATGTACGGGTTCGTCAAGGTGCTCAG TTCAATATACAGAGGCTAGCATTTGAGGAAGGTCATGGTGTTGAAACGCTAGAAGAAGCTAAAGCTGCACTATGGAAAGTGATGGAGAATGTGAAGCTAAACTATTTGCAGAAATGA
- the LOC106345759 gene encoding kelch repeat-containing protein At3g27220, which translates to MARQAGKQSYGRLVLVSCLALLAVGLIADFLWASSHRFSPAGTYLPSSLIQKLPPESNEKDTKTKERKLSATFQDLEAPQLQWEKMAAAPVPRLDGAAIQIRNLLYVFAGYGNINLVHSHVDIYNFVDNKWGGRFDMPKEMAHSHLGMVTDGRYIYIVTGQYGPQCRGPTAKTFVLDTDTNTWSDFIPLPVPRYAPATQLWRGRLHVMSGSKENRHTPGLEHWSIAVKDGKALEKEWRSEIPIPRGGPHRACVVVDDRLFVIGGQEGDFMAKPGSPIFKCSRRLEVVFSDVYMLDEEMKWKVMPPLPKPDSHIEFAWKVVNNSIVIVGGTTEKHPETKKMVLVGEIFQFNLNTMKWYVIGKLPYRVKTTLVGYWDGQLYFTSGQRDKGPDDPAPRKVVAEMWRTKLILYP; encoded by the exons atggcgagACAAGCGGGGAAACAGAGTTATGGTCGGCTTGTGTTAGTGTCATGCCTCGCGCTTTTAGCGGTTGGACTCATTGCAGACTTCCTTTGGGCTTCTTCTCATCGCTTCTCCCCTGCCGGGACTTATCTTCCCTCCTCCTTGATCCAAAAACTCCCTCCTGAATCCAAT GAGAAAGACACTAAAACTAAGGAAAGGAAGCTTTCTGCAACGTTTCAAGATTTGGAAGCTCCTCAGCTACAATGGGAGAAGATGGCAGCTGCGCCTGTGCCTCGTCTAGACGGAGCTGCTATTCAGATTAGGAATCTTCTCTATGTATTTGCTGGTTACGGCAACATTAATCTT GTGCATTCTCATGTTGATATATACAATTTTGTGGATAATAAATGGGGAGGGAGATTTGATATGCCTAAAGAGATGGCACACTCTCATTTAGGGATGGTAACTGATGGGCGTTACATCTACATTGTCACTGGTCAATATGGTCCTCAGTGCAGAGGCCCTACTGCTAAAACATTTGTGCTTGATACTGATACGAATACGTGGAGTGACTTCATTCCTTTACCAGTTCCTAG GTATGCTCCAGCTACTCAGCTGTGGAGAGGTAGACTCCACGTGATGAGTGGGAGCAAAGAGAATCGACATACGCCAGGACTTGAACACTGGAGTATCGCTGTTAAAGACGGGAAAGCAttggaaaaagagtggagaagTGAAATTCCAATCCCTCGTGGAGGACCTCACAG AGCGTGTGTGGTAGTGGATGATCGGCTTTTTGTGATTGGTGGTCAAGAAGGTGATTTCATGGCTAAACCAGGATCTCCCATCTTCAAATGCTCACGTCGTTTAGAG GTGGTATTCAGTGATGTTTACATGCTGGATGAGGAAATGAAGTGGAAAGTTATGCCACCGTTGCCAAAACCGGATTCACATATTGAGTTTGCTTGGAAAGTGGTTAACAACTCCATTGTAATCGTTGGAGGCACCACAGAGAAGCATCCTGAAACCAAGAAGATGGTTCTCGTTGGTGAAATCTTCCAGTTTAACCTGAATACAATG AAATGGTATGTGATTGGAAAGTTGCCATACCGTGTGAAGACGACGCTGGTTGGTTACTGGGACGGGCAGTTATACTTCACCTCGGGGCAACGAGACAAAGGTCCTGATGATCCGGCACCGCGTAAGGTAGTTGCAGAGATGTGGAGAACCAAACTGATACTGTATCCATGA
- the BNAA01G25330D gene encoding uncharacterized protein BNAA01G25330D isoform X3, translated as MSMEALSTSSHISNLPQIKPLLKSSLPSSQSPCWLCNPRIPNLRISDGSSHVGLRIQALSHNNDTPSDEGDIFSLSQTSLALPQGCAAGNSGGNRAVLYRTPISGGVQNATSAHALPPPALAVRNLLEQARFAHLCTVMSKMHHRREGYPFGSLVDFASDRMGHPIFLFSPLAIHTRNLLAEPRCSLVVQIPGWSGLSNARVTLFGDVYPLSEDEQEWAHKQYSAKHHHGPSEQWVNFHYFRMHNISDIYFIGGFGTVAWVDVKEYEALQPDKIAVDGGEQNLKELNAIFSKPLRELLSIESEVDDAALISIDSKGIDVRVRQGAQFNIQRLAFEEGHGVETLEEAKAALWKVMENVKLNYLQK; from the exons ATGAGCATGGAAGCTCTCTCTACTTCATCACACATCTCCAATTTACCCCAGATCAAGCCTCTTTTGAAATCCTCGCTACCTTCTTCCCAGTCTCCGTGTTGGTTATGTAATCCGCGAATCCCCAATCTGAGAATCAGCGATGGATCAAGCCACGTGGGGCTTCGTATACAAGCTCTCTCACATAACAACGACACACCAAGTGATGAAGGTGATATCTTCTCTCTGTCACAG ACATCTCTTGCACTTCCTCAGGGCTGTGCTGCTGGTAATAGTGGAGGAAATCGAGCTGTTCTTTATAGAACTCCGATATCTGGTGGAGTTCAGAATGCAACATCAGCTCATGCCTTGCCTCCGCCTGCTTTGGCTGTACGGAACTTGCTTGAGCAG GCTAGGTTTGCTCATCTATGCACAGTCATGTCTAAGATGCACCATCGCAGGGAAGGTTACCCTTTTGGCTCTTTGGTGGATTTTGCATCTGATCGGATGGGGC ATCCAATATTTTTATTCTCACCGTTGGCCATCCACACAAGAAATCTCTTGGCTGAACCTAGATGCAGTCTCGTTGTTCAG ATACCTGGATGGAGTGGCTTGTCGAATGCAAGAGTGACATTATTTGGTGATGTGTACCCATTGTCTGAAGATGAACAG GAGTGGGCACATAAGCAATATAGTGCAAAGCACCATCACGGACCTTCCGAGCAGTGGGTAAACTTTCACTATTTTAGAATGCACAACATAAG TGATATATACTTTATTGGAGGTTTTGGCACTGTCGCTTGGGTCGATGTCAAAGAGTATGAGGCTTTACAGCCAGATAAGATCGCTGTTGATGGTGGTGAACAGAACCTCAAG GAACTAAATGCCATCTTCTCAAAGCCACTAAGGGAGCTACTGTCTATCGAATCAGAGGTAGACGATGCTGCTCTCATCTCTATAGATAGCAAAGGGATAGATGTACGGGTTCGTCAAGGTGCTCAG TTCAATATACAGAGGCTAGCATTTGAGGAAGGTCATGGTGTTGAAACGCTAGAAGAAGCTAAAGCTGCACTATGGAAAGTGATGGAGAATGTGAAGCTAAACTATTTGCAGAAATGA
- the BNAA01G25330D gene encoding uncharacterized protein BNAA01G25330D isoform X2, whose translation MSMEALSTSSHISNLPQIKPLLKSSLPSSQSPCWLCNPRIPNLRISDGSSHVGLRIQALSHNNDTPSDEGDIFSLSQIETLLSHSSVMIDVQTSLALPQGCAAGNSGGNRAVLYRTPISGGVQNATSAHALPPPALAVRNLLEQARFAHLCTVMSKMHHRREGYPFGSLVDFASDRMGHPIFLFSPLAIHTRNLLAEPRCSLVVQIPGWSGLSNARVTLFGDVYPLSEDEQEWAHKQYSAKHHHGPSEQWVNFHYFRMHNISDIYFIGGFGTVAWVDVKEYEALQPDKIAVDGGEQNLKELNAIFSKPLRELLSIESEVDDAALISIDSKGIDVRVRQGAQFNIQRLAFEEGHGVETLEEAKAALWKVMENVKLNYLQK comes from the exons ATGAGCATGGAAGCTCTCTCTACTTCATCACACATCTCCAATTTACCCCAGATCAAGCCTCTTTTGAAATCCTCGCTACCTTCTTCCCAGTCTCCGTGTTGGTTATGTAATCCGCGAATCCCCAATCTGAGAATCAGCGATGGATCAAGCCACGTGGGGCTTCGTATACAAGCTCTCTCACATAACAACGACACACCAAGTGATGAAGGTGATATCTTCTCTCTGTCACAG ATTGAGACTTTACTTTCTCATAGTAGTGTAATGATCGATGTGCAGACATCTCTTGCACTTCCTCAGGGCTGTGCTGCTGGTAATAGTGGAGGAAATCGAGCTGTTCTTTATAGAACTCCGATATCTGGTGGAGTTCAGAATGCAACATCAGCTCATGCCTTGCCTCCGCCTGCTTTGGCTGTACGGAACTTGCTTGAGCAG GCTAGGTTTGCTCATCTATGCACAGTCATGTCTAAGATGCACCATCGCAGGGAAGGTTACCCTTTTGGCTCTTTGGTGGATTTTGCATCTGATCGGATGGGGC ATCCAATATTTTTATTCTCACCGTTGGCCATCCACACAAGAAATCTCTTGGCTGAACCTAGATGCAGTCTCGTTGTTCAG ATACCTGGATGGAGTGGCTTGTCGAATGCAAGAGTGACATTATTTGGTGATGTGTACCCATTGTCTGAAGATGAACAG GAGTGGGCACATAAGCAATATAGTGCAAAGCACCATCACGGACCTTCCGAGCAGTGGGTAAACTTTCACTATTTTAGAATGCACAACATAAG TGATATATACTTTATTGGAGGTTTTGGCACTGTCGCTTGGGTCGATGTCAAAGAGTATGAGGCTTTACAGCCAGATAAGATCGCTGTTGATGGTGGTGAACAGAACCTCAAG GAACTAAATGCCATCTTCTCAAAGCCACTAAGGGAGCTACTGTCTATCGAATCAGAGGTAGACGATGCTGCTCTCATCTCTATAGATAGCAAAGGGATAGATGTACGGGTTCGTCAAGGTGCTCAG TTCAATATACAGAGGCTAGCATTTGAGGAAGGTCATGGTGTTGAAACGCTAGAAGAAGCTAAAGCTGCACTATGGAAAGTGATGGAGAATGTGAAGCTAAACTATTTGCAGAAATGA